One segment of Babesia bigemina genome assembly Bbig001, chromosome : II DNA contains the following:
- a CDS encoding protein kinase domain containing protein, putative — protein MDSGCVGDSAEGVSALSSLLSCQSVNPLSLRLHVQGRRLFGSIRHHHAQALLSRIFRTVDGLVEALDDSQLERVSAFLSDVPSDASSFQSFVRRLLGDASESGSIPWLLQNLHGIDGIESFVASLESDWALLSQLTSDPSPDGYAKIARADPECAGAVLRDHRSSVGAVSDDDLAAYTAFSQSDFRQVRLRNFVKIHQVGQGAYGDVWLAEDIVNKVPVALKKLKLNEDREGFPKSAIREIVLLNTLKHRNIVNLLGIAHSRSDGESGKDHVWMVFEYLPFDLSGYIEALRDPSEKRDKLTKPLMWLSIGEIKSIMHQLLRAVSFCHRNNVLHRDLKTANLLMKHDGTIKLADFGLARVCPTGKGMLTNRVVTLWYRPPELLLGSDNYDSGVDMWSVGCIMAELVCGTHIFAADKEPLILKLIAERLGLPTESDLKFLKTLPLWNEPLANPLHPDRQGTIVPRKKEFEKTFKITNELGDEGWDFMRQLFAWTPGNRISARKALQHPWFSVEPLPSGLISRANVKAAHSFMTKNQRKRESQKQPLKRHEYVKYANTGHIRKALEKQRANAQEKQAALNAKT, from the coding sequence ATGGATAGCGGCTGTGTCGGCGATTCGGCTGAGGGTGTGTCGGCGTTGTCGAGCCTTTTGAGCTGCCAGTCCGTGAATCCGCTGTCGCTGCGGCTGCACGTGCAGGGCCGGCGTCTGTTCGGCAGCATCCGACACCATCACGCCCAGGCGCTGCTTTCGCGCATTTTCCGAACCGTGGACGGCCTGGTGGAGGCCCTGGATGACTCCCAGCTGGAGCGTGTGTCGGCGTTTTTGAGCGACGTGCCTTCTGACGCGTCGTCCTTCCAGTCCTTCGTGCGCCGCCTGCTCGGCGATGCTTCGGAATCTGGCTCCATACCCTGGTTGTTGCAAAATCTGCACGGGATTGATGGCATCGAGAGCTTCGTGGCCAGTCTGGAGTCCGACTGGGCTCTCTTATCGCAACTAACATCGGACCCCTCGCCGGACGGCTACGCAAAGATCGCTCGTGCGGACCCCGAGTGCGCCGGCGCCGTGTTACGGGACCACCGGTCGTCTGTAGGAGCCGTGTCAGACGACGACCTTGCGGCTTACACCGCGTTCAGTCAGTCCGACTTCCGGCAGGTGCGTCTGCGGAACTTCGTGAAGATCCACCAGGTGGGCCAGGGCGCGTACGGCGACGTCTGGCTGGCCGAGGACATCGTGAACAAGGTGCCTGTGGCGCTGAAAAAGCTGAAGCTGAACGAGGACCGGGAGGGGTTCCCGAAGAGCGCTATTCGTGAGATTGTGCTGCTCAACACTCTGAAGCACCGGAACATCGTGAATCTATTGGGCATTGCGCATTCCCGATCAGACGGCGAATCCGGGAAGGACCATGTGTGGATGGTGTTCGAGTACCTGCCCTTCGACCTCAGCGGGTACatcgaggcgctgcgcgaCCCCAGTGAGAAGCGCGACAAGTTGACCAAGCCGCTGATGTGGCTCTCCATCGGCGAGATAAAGTCGATAAtgcaccagctgctgcgcgccGTCAGCTTCTGCCATCGCAACAACGTGCTGCACCGCGACCTCAAGACGGCCAACCTGCTGATGAAGCACGACGGCACCATAAAGCTGGCTGACTTCGGCCTCGCCCGCGTGTGCCCGACTGGCAAGGGGATGCTGACTAACCGCGTGGTCACCTTGTGGTACCGTCCGCCGGAGTTGCTGCTGGGTAGCGACAACTACGACTCCGGCGTGGACATGTGGAGCGTCGGCTGCATCATGGCTGAGCTGGTCTGCGGCACGCACATCTTCGCTGCGGACAAGGAGCCGCTGATCCTGAAGCTAATTGCCGAGCGTCTGGGGCTGCCGACTGAGTCGGACCTCAAGTTCCTGAAGACGCTTCCGCTGTGGAACGAGCCGCTGGCGAATCCGCTCCACCCCGATCGTCAGGGCACGATCGTGCCGCGCAAGAAGGAGTTCGAGAAGACCTTCAAGATCACGAACGAGCTTGGCGACGAGGGTTGGGATTTCATGCGTCAGCTGTTCGCGTGGACCCCGGGGAATCGCATCTCTGCGcgcaaggcgctgcagcacccGTGGTTCAGCGTCGAGCCGCTTCCGTCGGGGCTCATCAGCCGCGCCAACGTCAAGGCTGCCCACAGCTTCATGACGAAGAACCAGCGCAAGCGCGAGTCCCAGAAGCAGCCGCTGAAGCGCCATGAGTACGTGAAATACGCGAACACGGGGCACATCCGCAAGGCGCTGGAGAAGCAGCGCGCCAACGCTCAGGAGAAGCAGGCTGCCTTGAACGCAAAGACGTAA